A stretch of DNA from Triticum dicoccoides isolate Atlit2015 ecotype Zavitan chromosome 2A, WEW_v2.0, whole genome shotgun sequence:
cgcgttgaagaaatgactcctcatgagccgccagaaccctgagcctcgggaggctctgggggctcgggaggttccctgaagaccatctccatctcctctagaacggcgtggtacctggcttcctgagccgccaggatacGTCGCATGTTGCGATGATAGGCCATCGCCACACTTGGCAAGCCAAAGGGcatacgaacgtagctgtgcggcgggccCTCGTAGCGGCCCACATGCGAaagccagaaacgctcctgagatgcggccctgttgagccctgggacgtcaatGCGGACACGCAGCCCAGCATCCTCGCCAGGATGCGGAGCTGCGCCTTATGGGCGgccgtcgccgcgcatggctcttgcttcttatagttcctgggtggttttggtgatgaactcctgagtggtgggcactccttgccctgtgctctcctgagggtcacgtgccgcgaagcacgcctccaagtggtgcgcaAGCGCCttcctcgtgaggttggcaaggtctgaggccctctagaagagagcccccgagccctgcctgaggagggcgccgggcacgccttcctatgcgatgggggGAGGCGTCCCTGGAGCAGGCACTGGTCCTGACGAGGCTCCTGTCGCGACGCCATCCTCTTGAGGTCCTGCACGGCGCGGCTGCTTCTTTCTGGGGATGGCCTCCAGAGGGCCTTCATTTCTGTTGTCGGGGTCGTCGATCGCTGCGActtgaaaggcgcgctcgagggagcacaccgcatccctctcttcacacgagaccgtgatgactcctccgcttcctggcatcttgagaacgttgtagccgtgatgagtgactgccatgaacttggtcagggccggatacccgaggatggcattgtacggcaggcggatgtgcgcgacgtcgaagttgatgagctcggtgcggtagttcttgcactccccgaaggtgacacgcaggtggacctgccctatcggtgtggtggagccgtcggtcactcctgagaaaggcttggtgggctggagctgttcataaggcacttggaggttgtcgaacgtgtcgacggacaagacgttgagccttgcgccgccgtcgatgagggtcttggtgacctgcacattgctgatgactggggaacacagcATAGGGAGGGCGCCGACgatggccgcgcacttgagttgatctgccgagttgaaagtgatggcgcattggaaccacctgagcgggcgcgtggcctcgagtttggggagcgccgcgttcacctcgcgagcaaactgtttgaagatgcgctaagaggctggggcttgggcgccgcccaagatgcaggcgatcgcacacggatcctagaagcccccagccccctcgtcctagtggtggtcgtcgttccttcttggtggcggcagcgggggaagaccggcgttgccctgggggcgatcctcacgcggcgggtccctccaggtgccctcgcgaggttggtcctaccaacgttcctcacgaggccggtcgcgccactcctggcgcgggccacggtcgtcccagcgtccgcctctacgtcctcctccgcggccgtagccccggtcgctgcgctcagggcgtcgaccgtagcgtccttgtcgtatggctctgagctcttgacagtcgatggtgttgtgggtgttcaggttgtggaaggcgcagaacggtcggccgttcttggatgactcaggctgatctctgcACCGCTTAATGTTGGGCTCCGCTGCAAGCACAACtacctccttgcgcttcacgtccttggccttggccttgttCTCCTCCGCGCCCACGGCTGGCAGCTCAAAGAGAGAGAGGCACCCCTccttagctcttgcgcacttggtcgccaggttgaaaagctcctgagatgtgcagagctcctcgtggatggcgagctcttccttcatcttgacgtcgcggacgctgtCGGAAAACGcgaagatgatggcctcgtctgtgaccttggggatcttgaggcgggtgttgttgaagcgctggatgtacttctggaaggtctctcctggttgctgcctGATGCGGCGTAGATCACCCGCGGCCatagggcggtcgcgagtgccctggaagttggcgacgaagcggtcgcgcatctcgtcccaggaggagatcgagccatgctgcagattcaggagccaagagcgagctccatccttgagagccatgggaaaccagttcgccatgaccttttcgtcgccattggccgcttcgatgctcaactcatagagctgcaggaactccgtggggtcggcggtgccgtcgtagcgaggaggcagatccggcttgaacttgcccggccaggtgaCGCTACGCAGTTCGggcgtgaaggcgcggcagccggccgtggtTGCCGGGGCCCACTTCGGAGGTGGAGTTTGGCCTTGACGAGGTGTGCGCTGCGCTGCTGCGAGCGgtgcgcggtcttgacgaggtggcgcagcgcaggtgcagcttctcgcggccacggaatttcttggcagcttctctcttcgcgcacgggcgccgggcgcggcggatcaCGTCGCagagccacgcgccttggagccgtcTTGGGGCTGAAGTGGTGGAGGCACATCATGAGCCTCGTCGCCCGCGGCttgttgagggggaggcagagagggGGACGGCACcggagagccccccgcggcgcagacaagctcggcgatgcgttcgagccactccttgtagaggtcgtcgacggggcggtagcgcaagAGCTCGTTCGCCGtgaggagcgcggcccgtgcctccaCGGGAGCACGGTGCGCGTAAGACGAAGAACCGGCAtgggtcagtgatggagtggcggcgcggccgtcctgccgcaccgaaggatgcagcaaggacgcctgctgctcgttccccgccgggccggtggcagcattgGCGGCGGGGGGACAGAAAACGGCgagtggcccgccgacgggagccgtctgagcgacgcgggcggtgagggcagcccgacgctcagctcgaggaCGGCGTGCATCCGCCATGGAGATGACGGAGCTACagagcgacgaactgatggaagggaagctacggcgcacccctacctggcgcgccaaatgtcggatgtggggctccggcaaacccttaaggttcgaacactggggtgcgcgcgaagtctttccttcctaccaatctacgccctagctcactaagatctcgcagacgaactcgacgaactcgcaacacagaaatacacgaggtttatactggttcaggccaccgttgttgtgtaataccctactccagtgtggtagtGGTGGATTGACTTTAGggccgatgatgaacagtacaagggaagaacagcctcctgaggttgaggtgttcttgtgtgtaggctctcgatcgggttggatcaagctaagatgagatgagatgatCTCTCAGATCCCacactactatggtggctagctctacttatataggccctggtactcttcccaaatatcgagcgggaagggagccaacaatggcgggctaatttgaagggggacagctagtacaagctatcctgacaaaagtggtcttcgttcgccaaaagctctggtggtgacgccgtcttgggctccgcgatgacctcagtCTTGCCGTCCtcttagtcttggtctcgttgcaccaatatagcaatctttgcctgatgcctcggtactctcacCTGCACTGGCCTtcttagcaccaaataggaaacaaggacgctacgcccgcctggcgcccgcctagtgtcgtgcgtcatggctcacgtcacgagggcctcacgaggtttgccccgccttgatatctcgctcctcgtgagcctgcctggctaggtactccagaggaggtcttgcgtcatccgcctcgcaaggcttggaccctcgcgagggtcttggattctTTGCTGGTGAAGGTGGGCCGTACGGCATGCTGGCTTGGCCACGCCgtgagccgcaggcaggcaagtctggggacccccgttcccagaacgccgacagtggccTCCCCTGTCCCATGCGCTTACCCAAATCTGAATCCCACGATATCCGCGTGCAGCAAGGCAACTTGTCAAACGGAATATCTTTTCCATATCAGTACTCAAGACATCGCAGTAAAGTTCACTCGGCAGaatcaagaatggatcaaggcgactgaaaagaagTTGAGATCATCATGATTGTTCGCTTGGTTGCAATAAGTCACTCCCGAAGCATGAAAATTGAATCGgaggaattctcaactccttctccactcaagccccgaaccattcaggggctaatgatgaagctatgtacctagggtagggtcataggcctgacctaaacGCCCTCCCCAAGGAATCACCCTAAAGCCAAAAgcattcaaagggtaccatcatccactcgaccagagacattccactcggaagaatcaatgccACTCGACCGCCACAGAAACCACTCGACaaacagaagatctaaagtcactctacacagcaacggtcgggcgtttacaccactagtagaaaaaggacctaatgtgagacacattagtcccggtttgattttggcccggtactaatggtaccattagtgccggttcgaatgactatgcattaatgtcggttcatgttgaacctttagtaccggttcgggccacgaaccggtactaaaggggtggtggcaggctggcgtcaggccggggccccacgatcacctttagtaccggttcgtggcacaaaccggtactaaagggctaacctttagtacaggttcgtgccatgaatcgggactaaaggggtctgacctatagtcccggttggagaaacaaaccgggactatagggcaattttcaaactctaccccccccccacccccgtgtatcgccatttcagttttgaaaaaaatcaaaagaaaatgataaaaacttcaaaaataaaaTCCTTCCAAAGGTaggtatattactacatctactagttaggaaaatttaaaaacttaaatttggacatgttttgcaaaaagtgtagggaaaatgtaaaacagctataacttttgcatacgatgtcagaaaaaaacgtataatatatcaaaaaattcagcacgaaaatccgcattcgATTTTGACGGCCTACGGCCTATTTGCAATTTTTTAgagtcctcaaattccaaaaggaaaaaaagatatgctcaaatttcagttttttttaattttggtcaaatctggtcaaactacttattcaagaattattaatgttactacataattattcaagaatattagtgttactaaataattatttcgattttttgaattttggtcaaatctggtcaaactatggtcaaacttattcaagaaatattagtgttactaaataattactgttttttagaataatagtttcaaactcaaacggtgaaacgtgtgacctaatgctcaagctaaactgctgagggttaataggattgacagcttacatttgtcaggaaagcaacaagtgcagacttggaaagtagggcgaatagaactccgaagttaagtgtgctcaggctgggggagtgagaggatgggtgaccggccgggaagttagacgatttggaatgattgatccacacttgagcagttaagaggagtgattagagactaaatcatcaaattcagaaaaattaaaaatcgaaaaaaaaatcaattttttccaaaaatttcaaaaaaaaatcaaaaaaatacctTTAGTACCTAAAGGTCTcccataccacggcgcgagctcacgccacgtggtgggccctttagcaccggttcatgctgaaccggtactaaagggggggcctttagtgcccacactttagtgccggttaccgaaccggcactaaagggcctacgaaccagtgctattgcccggttctgcactagtgcacatAGACTTAAttatcatttatagcactttaatacatgcgttacctgtaacgcttaacgtgggctggctggggtcctggcgcactctatataagccaccccctcctctcggGCAAGGGTTTGCAtctttgtaaactcacacacacatacaatccagtcgaccgcgtcagggcaccgagacgtagggttattacttcctccgcgaagggcctgaactcgtaaactcgtgtgtacaactactccatagctaggatcttgcctcctcatacctacccccattctactgtcagtcttagatccacgacagtcagTGCAGTTTTTTCCACGGTTtggtagtggccgcaataacctattttttaaaactaggacccaataaccatgggctacatatttattgtagttaccatgggcctcctacgggccgtagaaacaatgggccttctatgggtcgtagcatcaatgggccttctacgtgtcgtatgatcgataggccaaacatgggctaataacagatcgcattatgggccgtaaatgggctagatttggaatcgtccattcatgggccgataataacgggtcgtcgttaatcggtcttatttgatgacgctatgaaaacggcccaacagattaacgggccgCAAACGGACCGATTGTAACCGTAGGCTGAATtttgcccacaagcagaaaagcccAATAATGGGTCGTAAGTaagcgaatgctggaaatgagcccaagaataaatgggccctgagaaggccgaaagataacacgggttggaaacggcccaatggaataatgggtcgttaatgggtataaaggggtacactgttcattgcgggccagattcaccacatgccgttaatgggccaagagttacaaatggcctcatataggctgaaagacatcatgggccatacatgggtcagaagttacaacaggctggagtcatattggacggcctagatgaagcTACTGGGTTTAATTCCGATATGCCGTAACGGgcctgagttagcgggctgtaaatgggctatatacgaataggccgttaacaagctttccgtgggccggcctgtTACCTTTtgacaagtcaaacgggccggccttttcactggaatgggcctttgttgggtcgtgccacgtgtcgatgtatcataggcgcctcatgtccaatgaatggatgacatctgtcccaacggtgagccaacacatgtttcctccggccaatgagaattttacacatggaaaatcctcattggttcaggctgttagcgggttatcagatccaaaaccggacccgatatcttaacggcaacccgttacggtggatgccatgtgtcggtcaccctgaaAGCACTTGCATGACGCGCGATttttcatcatggaagtggacacttccatgatgataattttggtaatgtcatggaacacttctacgatagcacaggtatgactatcttgattctgtcacaaaatcgccatggatgtacatgcatgacagaaaacatgacctactgtgacaaacacatatcatcacagaagtgtcttttttttgtagtgatacctagttcaatctcgttaccggcaagtctctttactcgtttcgtaatgcatcatcccgcaactaactcagtagtcacattgcttgcaaggcttatagtgatgtgcattaccgagagggcccacagatacctctccgatagtaggagtaacaaatcctaatctcgatttatgccaactcaacaaacaccatcggagacacctgtggagcatctttataatcacccagatacgttgtgacgtttgatagcacacaaagtgttactccggtattcgagagttgtatgatctcataatcagaggaatatgtataagtcatgaagaaagcaatagcaataaaactaaacaatcataatgctaagataacggatgggtcttgtccatcacatcattttctaatgatttgatcccgtttatcaaatgacaacacatgtctatggtcagcaaacttaaccatctttgattaatgagctagtcaagtagaggcatactagggacactctgtttgtctatgtattcacacatgtactaagtttccggttaagacaattctagcatgaataataaacatttatcatgatataagaaaatataaataacaactttattgttgcctctagggcatatttccttcaggctttacatatttgcaacaacaagatcaaacaaagtttgtaaaaaaatttctttatcattttcaatttgtcaactgaattgcttgaggacaagcaaagatttaaccttgggggagttgatacgtctccgtcgtatctactttaccaaactcttttgcccttgttttggactctaatttgcatgatttgaatggaactaacccggactgacgttgttctcAGCAGAACTGTCAtagtgttatttttatgcagaataaaaagttctcagaatgacctgaaacttcacggagataacttttggaattaataaataatattggcgaaataatcaacagcaggggggccacaccctagccacaagggtgggggcgcgcccttcgaccttgtgggccctctggacctccaccggcctcaactccaactccatatattcacgttcggggagaaaaaaatcagagagaaggattcattgcgttttacaatacggggccgccgccaagccctgttcttccttgggagggcagatctaaGGTCCTTTTTGGGCtcgggagaggggaattcgtcgccatcgtcatcatcaaccatcctccatcaccaatttcatgatgctcaccgatgtgtgtgagtaattccatcataggcttgctggaccatgatgggttggatgagatttaccatgtaatcgagtcagttttgttagggtttgatccctagtgtccactatgttttaagattgatgttgctatgattttgctatgcctaatgcttgtcagtagggcctgagtgccatgatttcagatctgaacctattatgttttcatgaatatatttatgttcttgatccgatattgcaagttatagtcagctactacgtgttatgattcggcaaccccagagtgacaataattgggaccactcccggtgatgaccgtagtttgaggagttcatgtattcactaagtgctaatgctttggtctggtactctattaaaaggaggccttaatatcctttagtttccaataggaccccgctgccacgggagggtaggacaaaagatgtcatgcaagttcttttctttaagcacgtatgactatattcagaatacatgcctacattatattgatgaattggagctagttctgtgtcaccctatgttataactgatgcatgatgaatgccattcgacataattatccatcattgatccattgcctacgagatcgtttcatattgatctttgctaagttacttttccgttgccactgttacgattgctacaaaactgctgctgctactatttccactgttaccgttacttccatactactttgctacaaatatcaagtctttcaggtgtggttgaattgacaactcagctgctaatacttgagaatattctttagcttccattgtgtcgaatcaataaatttgggttcaatactctaccctcgaaaattgttgcgatcccctatacttgtgggttatcagagaccgacgacgaggaggaggacatcgccgaATCCGCGCCCCGCCTTGATGACCACGAAGTCGGCACGTCTCGGGCGCCGCCGACAGCGAGAAAGAGTACTgcgcggtaggtcgccgccgcacgtgtcccaggaaggccaccgctccccCTCCCGTCAACGCCAAGCTTGGTAGGCTCAACATCTTCGGTCGATTAGTCGCCTTGGCGGCGATGTGGAGGCGGAGCTAGAGAGCGCCAAGGCAGAACTGGAGACGATGAAGTTTCAGTTCTCGGGGCTGATGGCCGAACACGGGGAAAGGGCGTCGACGACCATTTAGACCTAGCTGGACGAGCTCTGCTTAGctgatgtaaatgtaatgaaatctgtcatgtttatATGCAATCCGGCCGTGTTTGAACGATTTCATCCGGATAGTCTGAGTTGGTGTCAAAACGTATGTAGTTAGCGTTGGATGACGCCCTTTTGTATCCGTGTCTGCGGACTAGTCCCACTTGTCCATGAACGGATGCGGGAGAAAATTTGCGGGTTATAGTTGCCCTTACTTTGTGTTTGGAGAACGATTGTAAACATTCTGTTATAATGAAAGTGTTTTGAGATGAAAAAAAAGAGCATGGAAGATGGAACCATAGATAATCAACTTCCTGTTTTTTTAGGCAAGATATATTAACTCCTGTGACGTGTGCAATCTAAGGCACACCTCAATCCTGTTGTGTACTCCTGCCAGATTTTCATGTGACACTACGATCCAGTGTCCATCATCCAATAATTTATGGCCCGTACCGTCAAGTCAGCAGTACTTCTTCATCCGACGCTCCCGATGAAACTTTTACATACTCCATGAGCCATGCTGCCATGGAGCCCTCCTCCCTCATGATGATACAGCTGGGCGAGGCCAGGAGTTGTCTCCTTTCTTTCTTGTGATAGCAGCGCAGCTCTCACGTACACGTCCCAGATTACCCTAATCATCGTACAATCCATTTCCATTCCATCCAAAATCGTACGGCACAGCCTCGCATCCCTTTCCTTGAAGGAGGCTGTGTCATTGTCAATCTCCCATCACCAAATTTCCCCCTCAGCACAAAGCACACAGCGCCACTGCCTGCCGTTACCAGTGGCGCCATAAAGACGTGGCACATGAATGCAACCGTCCGCTGAGACGAATCAATGCGCTAGCCCTACTGCCCGTTGCCGCTGGCAGGTAGTAAGTAGATCCGCCGCGTTAATGTCCTCCTCTGAGGAACAGAGAGACGCCTTGCAGCTGGAGCAGAGGAACAAGACACGGGCGTCAAGGCTCAAGGGGCCCCTCCTGAAATATCTCCGAGAAATGAAAGAAGAATGTGGTGTGTGACAAGCAAAGCAAAGCAAACCTACTCCAACAGCTCTCCTAGCGGGGTCACCGCGCAGCCGGATGAATTCGCTTCAATGCGGCCAGAAGCGGCCACCGCATTTTATTACCGCTCCTCAGTCTCACTGTTCAGCGGTTCAACTCCCTGCTCCTCTTCAACTCCCCCACAGCTCACCACCCCGTGGGCTGCTGGAGCGTTCATAAGCAGCAAGCAGAGCTCTCCACACTCACTCCCCTCTCGCTTCTCACCCTCGCCTCTTCGCCATGGATCCTCGCGGCGCGAGATGGACGGCTCCGTCGCTGTGCATGGCGCTCGTGCTTCTCCAAGCGAGCATTTCTGCCTGCGCGGGAGCCCCCAAGACTTACATTGTTCAGATGGCCGCGTCGGAGAAGCCCAGCTCGTTCGATTTTCACCACGAGTGGTACGCCTCCACGGTCAAGTCCGTGAGCTCTGCGCAGGTTGAAGCTGAGGAGGAAGATGGTGCTTATGCGAGGATCGTCTACAACTACGAGACGGCCTTCCATGGCTTCGCGGCGCGGCTCGACGAGGACGAGGCCGAGCGGATGGCCGAGGCGGCCGGCGTGCTGGCCGTGCTCCCGGAGACGGTCCTGCAGCTGCACACCACCAGGAGCCCCGACTTCCTGGGCATCGGCCCGGAGGTCAGCAACAGAATCTGGGCCGCCGGCCTCGCCGACCACGACGTCGTCGTCGGCGTGCTCGACACCGGCATATGGCCCGAGAGCCCCAGCTTCAGCGACAAGGGGCTCGGCCCCGTGCCGGCCAAGTGGAAAGGCCTGTGCCAGACCGGCCGCGGCTTCACCACGGCCGACTGCAACCGCAAGATCATCGGCGCGCGCATCTTCTACAACGGCTACGAGGCCTCCTCGGGCCCCATCAACGAGACCACCGAGCTCAAGTCCCCGCGCGACCAGGACGGCCACGGCACgcacaccgccgccaccgccgcgggcTCGCCCGTGCCGGACGCCGGCCTCTTCGGCTACGCGCGCGGCGTCGCCCGCGGCATGGCGCCCCGCGCCCGCGTCGCCGCGTACAAGGTGTGCTGGACCGGCGGCTGCTTCAGCTCCGACATCCTCGCGGCCGTCGACCGCGCCGTGTCGGACGGCGTCGACGTGCTCTCCATCTCCCTCGGCGGCGGGGCCTCCCCCTACTACCGCGACAGCCTGTCAATCGCGTCGTTTGGGGCCATGCAGATGGGCGTGTTCATCGCCTGCTCCGCCGGCAACGCCGGCCCGGACCCGATAAGCCTGACGAACCTGTCGCCGTGGATCACCACGGTGGGCGCGAGCACCATGGACCGTGACTTCCCGGCGACGGTGACGCTCGGCAACGGCGCCAACATCACCGGCGTCTCGCTTTACAAGGGCAGGAAGAACCTTTCGCCTCGGCAGCAGTATCCGGTGGTCTACATGGGCGGCAACTCGAGCGTCCCGAACCCCAGGTCCATGTGCCTCGAGGGGACACTGGAGCCCAACGCCGTCGCCGGAAAGATCGTGATATGCGACCGCGGCATCAGTCCTCGGGTGCAGAAGGGCCAGGTTGTCAAGGAAGCGGGAGGCATCGGCATGATCCTCGCCAACACCGCAGCAAACGgcgaggagctcgtcgccgacagCCACCTCCTGCCAGCCGTGGCCGTTGGGGAGTCCGAAGGCGTGGCGGCAAAGAAGTACACCAGGACCGCCCCAAAGCCGACGGCGACACTCAGCTTCGCCGGAACCAAGCTCGGGATCCGGCCGTCGCCGGTGGTCGCCGCGTTCTCCTCCCGGGGCCCAAACTACCTGACTCTGGAGATCCTCAAGCCGGACCTCATCGCGCCCGGCGTGAACATCCTGGCCGCATGGAGCGGCGACGCCAGCCCGTCGAGCCTGGCCAGTGACCGCCGCCGCGTCGGGTTCAACATCCTGTCGGGGACGTCCATGTCGTgcccgcacgtcgccggcgtggccGCGCTGCTCAAGGCAAGCCACCCGGACTGGAGCCCAGCGCAGATCAAGTCGGCGCTGATGACCACCGCCTACGTCCACGACAACACCTACCGCGTGCTCAAGGACGCGGCGACCGGCGACGCGTCCACGCCGTTCGAGCACG
This window harbors:
- the LOC119356017 gene encoding subtilisin-like protease SBT1.3; amino-acid sequence: MDPRGARWTAPSLCMALVLLQASISACAGAPKTYIVQMAASEKPSSFDFHHEWYASTVKSVSSAQVEAEEEDGAYARIVYNYETAFHGFAARLDEDEAERMAEAAGVLAVLPETVLQLHTTRSPDFLGIGPEVSNRIWAAGLADHDVVVGVLDTGIWPESPSFSDKGLGPVPAKWKGLCQTGRGFTTADCNRKIIGARIFYNGYEASSGPINETTELKSPRDQDGHGTHTAATAAGSPVPDAGLFGYARGVARGMAPRARVAAYKVCWTGGCFSSDILAAVDRAVSDGVDVLSISLGGGASPYYRDSLSIASFGAMQMGVFIACSAGNAGPDPISLTNLSPWITTVGASTMDRDFPATVTLGNGANITGVSLYKGRKNLSPRQQYPVVYMGGNSSVPNPRSMCLEGTLEPNAVAGKIVICDRGISPRVQKGQVVKEAGGIGMILANTAANGEELVADSHLLPAVAVGESEGVAAKKYTRTAPKPTATLSFAGTKLGIRPSPVVAAFSSRGPNYLTLEILKPDLIAPGVNILAAWSGDASPSSLASDRRRVGFNILSGTSMSCPHVAGVAALLKASHPDWSPAQIKSALMTTAYVHDNTYRVLKDAATGDASTPFEHGAGHIHPVRALNPGLVYDIGQNEYLEFLCTQNLTTTQLKGFTKNSNMTCKGSFSSPGDLNYPAISAVFTDQPATPLTVRRTVTNVGPPSSTYHVKVTKFKGADVVVEPSTLHFSSANQKLAYKVTVRTKAAQKTPEYGALSWSDGVHVVRSPLVLTWLPPM